Proteins co-encoded in one Oculatellaceae cyanobacterium genomic window:
- a CDS encoding DUF4327 family protein, whose translation MDYSSYSLAIIQDEARQLVEQGFVTRHQRIYKLWQYIPAREWMRVERELEQNDLMLRDCLGDLIGWGEFASD comes from the coding sequence ATGGATTATAGCTCATACTCCCTAGCAATAATTCAAGATGAAGCCCGTCAGCTTGTAGAGCAAGGATTTGTTACTCGTCACCAACGCATCTATAAACTTTGGCAATACATTCCTGCGCGTGAATGGATGCGTGTAGAGCGCGAGTTAGAGCAAAACGATTTAATGCTAAGGGATTGTCTGGGCGATTTAATTGGTTGGGGAGAATTTGCTAGCGACTAA
- a CDS encoding DUF2294 domain-containing protein, with the protein MPINRSLPTKVREQLEEVLSQRIQTLYSQKLGHQPSHVSCELFNEQLAIVIDGCLTQPEKVLLNKGHSELAQQVRLDLNKVIQTQMQQIIEDVLNVPVIDLLSDATLETGRTGLIVILGSAPQREISDKSVMVSSDNIQPT; encoded by the coding sequence ATGCCTATAAATAGGTCACTCCCAACAAAAGTCCGTGAACAACTAGAGGAAGTACTTTCCCAACGAATCCAAACTTTGTACAGTCAAAAACTGGGTCACCAACCTAGTCATGTGAGTTGCGAGTTGTTTAATGAACAGCTTGCAATTGTGATTGATGGGTGCCTAACGCAACCAGAAAAAGTATTACTTAACAAGGGTCATTCTGAGTTAGCCCAACAAGTACGCTTAGATTTGAATAAAGTAATTCAAACTCAGATGCAACAAATAATTGAAGATGTCTTGAATGTACCCGTTATTGATCTACTGAGCGATGCTACCTTAGAAACTGGTCGTACTGGGCTGATTGTTATTTTAGGTTCTGCACCTCAGAGGGAAATTTCTGATAAATCTGTCATGGTGTCTTCAGATAATATTCAACCGACGTAG
- a CDS encoding response regulator: MDTLQQSVGSEPTYMVTKGIGCLKKTPLILAVDDDEDNLLLLTYTLEPLNCSVITAVDGQTALHKARSEHPDLILLDIMLYPIDGIQIVSELKQDPNTRNIPVVAVTALARSDDRERILKAGCNDYISKPYMLEEMEAIIRRYVG, encoded by the coding sequence ATGGATACATTACAACAATCCGTCGGTAGCGAACCAACTTATATGGTCACTAAAGGTATAGGTTGTTTGAAAAAAACACCCTTAATTTTGGCAGTTGACGATGATGAAGACAACTTGCTGCTACTGACTTACACCCTGGAACCCCTCAATTGTTCAGTGATCACTGCTGTTGATGGTCAGACTGCACTTCATAAGGCACGTAGCGAACATCCAGATTTAATTTTATTGGATATTATGTTGTATCCAATAGATGGTATCCAGATTGTGTCTGAATTAAAGCAAGATCCCAACACCAGGAACATTCCAGTCGTTGCTGTTACAGCTTTAGCAAGATCAGACGACCGAGAAAGAATTCTAAAGGCTGGGTGTAACGACTATATTAGTAAGCCCTATATGCTAGAGGAAATGGAAGCAATCATTCGTCGCTACGTCGGTTGA
- a CDS encoding acetolactate synthase large subunit, with protein sequence MNTAELLVRCLENEGVRYIFGLPGEENLHVLEALKNSSIQFITTRHEQGAAFMADVYGRLTGQAGVCLSTLGPGATNLMTGVADANLDGAPLVAITGQVGTDRMHIESHQYLDLVAMFAPVTKWNKQIVRPGIAPEVVRKAFKVAQTEKPGAVHIDLPENIAAMSVGGEPLSKGDLEKTFASFRSIDQAAKIISQAKNPIILGGNGTIRANASVALTEFATKLNIPVANTFMGKGVIPYTHPLALWTVGLQSRDYISCGFEETDLVIAIGYDLVEYSPKKWNPDGKIQIIHIGAIPAEIDSSYIPIVEVVGDISDSLNEILQRADRSNKPEPGALNLRDDIRADYEQYANDQEFPIKPQKLIYDLRQVMQADDIVISDVGAHKMWMARHYHCDRPNTCLISNGFAAMGFAIPGAIAAKLVAPKQQVVAVTGDGGFMMNCQELETALRIGTAFVTIIFNDGGYGLIEWKQQNQFGESAFIKFSNPDFVKLAESMGLKGYRVESTADFIPILKTALAQPVPSVIDCRVDYRENLRFTQKAGELTCAI encoded by the coding sequence ATGAATACTGCTGAACTATTAGTACGCTGCTTGGAAAATGAAGGTGTACGTTACATTTTTGGGCTTCCTGGTGAAGAAAACTTGCACGTACTAGAAGCGCTGAAAAATTCTTCAATTCAATTTATTACAACCCGCCATGAACAAGGTGCTGCCTTTATGGCTGATGTTTATGGTCGCTTAACAGGACAAGCTGGAGTATGCCTTTCTACTTTAGGCCCTGGTGCTACAAACTTAATGACAGGAGTTGCAGATGCTAATTTAGATGGCGCACCTTTAGTAGCAATTACTGGGCAAGTTGGCACAGATAGGATGCACATTGAATCCCACCAGTATTTAGATTTGGTGGCAATGTTTGCTCCCGTTACTAAATGGAACAAGCAGATTGTTAGACCTGGGATTGCTCCAGAAGTTGTTAGGAAAGCTTTTAAAGTAGCTCAAACAGAAAAGCCAGGTGCAGTACATATAGATTTACCAGAAAATATTGCTGCGATGTCTGTTGGTGGAGAACCTTTAAGTAAGGGTGACTTAGAAAAAACCTTTGCTTCCTTTCGGAGTATTGATCAAGCAGCAAAAATAATTTCTCAAGCTAAGAATCCGATAATTTTAGGTGGAAATGGTACGATTAGAGCTAATGCGAGCGTTGCTTTAACTGAATTTGCTACTAAATTAAATATTCCTGTGGCAAATACATTTATGGGTAAAGGGGTAATTCCCTATACACATCCTTTGGCGTTGTGGACAGTTGGTTTGCAATCACGAGACTATATTAGTTGCGGTTTCGAGGAAACTGATTTAGTAATTGCTATTGGTTATGACTTAGTTGAATATTCTCCTAAGAAATGGAATCCTGATGGTAAAATTCAGATAATTCATATTGGGGCAATTCCGGCTGAAATTGATAGTAGTTATATTCCAATTGTGGAAGTAGTCGGTGATATTTCAGATTCACTAAATGAAATTTTACAACGTGCAGATCGTAGTAATAAGCCTGAGCCTGGTGCGTTAAATTTGCGGGATGATATTCGCGCCGATTATGAGCAGTATGCTAACGATCAAGAGTTTCCAATTAAGCCACAAAAATTAATTTATGATTTGCGACAAGTAATGCAAGCGGATGATATTGTAATTAGTGATGTTGGCGCTCATAAGATGTGGATGGCGCGACATTATCATTGCGATCGCCCAAATACGTGCTTGATATCTAATGGGTTTGCGGCGATGGGGTTTGCAATTCCAGGTGCGATCGCAGCTAAATTAGTTGCGCCAAAACAACAGGTAGTTGCTGTTACTGGTGATGGCGGTTTTATGATGAATTGCCAAGAATTAGAAACAGCTTTGAGAATTGGCACTGCATTTGTTACGATCATTTTTAATGATGGCGGATATGGCTTAATTGAGTGGAAACAACAAAATCAATTTGGTGAATCAGCTTTTATTAAATTTAGCAATCCTGACTTTGTTAAATTAGCCGAAAGTATGGGTTTAAAAGGATACCGAGTTGAATCAACTGCTGACTTTATTCCTATCCTAAAAACTGCTTTAGCTCAACCTGTACCTTCAGTAATTGATTGTAGAGTAGATTATCGTGAAAACCTGCGGTTTACTCAAAAAGCTGGCGAGTTAACTTGTGCTATTTAG
- a CDS encoding response regulator, with amino-acid sequence MDMEFFLCGTKQTIDQRPLVLAVDDDEDNLYLLTYILELLDCAVITAGNGEDTLALAKKYQPDIILLDILLPDLHGIEVIHRLKQNELTSLIPIIVVTALARTQDRDQAIVAGCNEYITKPFNIQNLENLIRYYFVKSDKFFKSRAITSSEVLVNQPIQQ; translated from the coding sequence ATGGATATGGAATTTTTTCTCTGCGGCACTAAGCAAACTATTGACCAACGACCATTAGTTTTAGCGGTAGATGATGATGAAGATAATTTATATTTACTTACTTACATACTTGAATTGTTAGATTGTGCTGTGATTACGGCTGGCAATGGAGAGGATACTTTAGCCTTAGCTAAAAAATATCAACCAGATATTATTTTGCTGGATATTCTCTTGCCAGATTTGCATGGTATAGAGGTAATACATAGACTAAAGCAGAACGAGCTCACAAGCTTAATTCCAATTATTGTTGTTACTGCTTTAGCAAGAACACAAGATAGAGATCAGGCTATTGTAGCAGGTTGTAATGAATACATTACGAAACCCTTTAATATTCAAAACCTCGAAAATTTAATTCGCTATTATTTTGTCAAGTCAGATAAATTTTTCAAAAGTCGAGCAATTACAAGTTCCGAAGTGCTGGTGAATCAGCCAATACAGCAATAG
- the hetR gene encoding heterocyst differentiation master regulator HetR, whose product MSNDIDLIKSLCPSAMDQILIYLAFSAMRTGGHRHGAFLDAAATAAKFAIYMTYMEQSHNIRMTGHLHHIEPKRVKVIVDEVRKALTEGKLLKMLGSQEPSYLIQFPYVWLERYSWNAGRSRISGTSLTTDEKRHIEAKAPESLPDAQIITSIQFLELIEFLHSRSQENLPPDQCLPLSEALAEHIKRRLIYAGTVTRIDSPWGLPFYALTRISYSPADPEERTYIMIEDTARYFRLMREWAARQPQVIRLLEELDILPEQMDQAIAELDEIIRTWADKYHTSGGQPMVLQMIFGSKSD is encoded by the coding sequence ATGAGCAACGACATAGATCTGATTAAAAGCCTTTGTCCTAGTGCAATGGATCAGATCCTAATTTACCTGGCTTTCAGCGCCATGAGAACTGGCGGGCATAGACACGGGGCGTTTTTGGACGCTGCGGCAACTGCTGCAAAATTTGCCATTTACATGACTTATATGGAGCAGAGTCATAACATCCGTATGACTGGGCATCTGCACCATATAGAACCGAAAAGGGTTAAGGTAATTGTTGATGAAGTTAGAAAAGCTTTAACCGAAGGGAAACTGCTGAAAATGCTAGGTTCTCAGGAACCAAGCTATTTAATTCAGTTTCCCTATGTTTGGTTGGAAAGATATTCTTGGAATGCGGGGCGATCGCGTATTTCTGGTACTAGCCTGACAACTGACGAAAAGCGGCACATCGAAGCCAAAGCGCCAGAAAGCCTCCCTGATGCCCAAATAATTACCTCTATCCAGTTTTTAGAATTAATAGAATTTCTCCATAGCCGTTCTCAGGAAAACTTACCGCCGGATCAGTGCCTACCTTTAAGTGAAGCTTTGGCAGAACACATCAAGCGTCGCTTAATTTATGCTGGTACAGTCACACGAATTGATTCTCCCTGGGGTTTACCTTTCTATGCACTAACACGCATTTCTTACTCTCCAGCAGACCCAGAAGAGCGTACTTATATCATGATTGAGGATACGGCTCGATATTTCCGATTAATGAGGGAATGGGCAGCGCGTCAGCCTCAAGTAATACGCTTATTGGAAGAATTAGATATTTTGCCGGAACAGATGGATCAAGCGATCGCAGAACTTGATGAAATCATCCGTACTTGGGCAGATAAATATCATACTAGCGGGGGTCAACCAATGGTCTTACAAATGATATTTGGGTCGAAATCTGATTGA
- a CDS encoding alcohol dehydrogenase catalytic domain-containing protein codes for MLAALLYGQEDLRLEQVADPTPDAGEVVIEVGAATTCGTDLKVWRRGGHARMLKPPTLFGHEAAGRIVALGAGVSSWQVGDRVVANNSAPCMSCFFCQRQEYSLCPNLTWNNGTFAQYLKIPAQIVQHNLLAIPDDLPDALAAMTEPLACVLHGIARSNVQSNSRVLVLGDGAIGLMFVAALANQSEQVFLFGGSEQRLQIGEKLGAVRTFNYHQINDLPAVVRDLTDGWGADVVIEATGVPTAWESAIALGRPGATINLFGGCPKNTTITVNTEQLHYNELTLKGVFHNTPTYVREALSLLASRTIPFELLLSDRRPLQDLEKVFQDMKNRIAIKVAIQPN; via the coding sequence GTGCTAGCAGCATTACTGTATGGTCAAGAAGATTTACGTTTAGAACAAGTCGCTGACCCGACACCAGATGCAGGTGAGGTAGTGATAGAAGTTGGGGCAGCGACAACTTGTGGTACAGATTTGAAAGTGTGGCGGCGTGGCGGTCATGCCAGAATGCTTAAACCTCCAACACTGTTTGGACATGAAGCAGCAGGTCGGATTGTTGCTTTGGGTGCAGGAGTTAGTAGTTGGCAAGTAGGCGATCGCGTAGTTGCTAATAACTCCGCTCCCTGTATGAGTTGTTTTTTCTGCCAACGTCAAGAATATTCCCTTTGCCCTAACTTAACTTGGAATAACGGCACATTTGCCCAATATCTGAAAATACCTGCACAAATTGTGCAGCATAACTTGTTGGCTATACCAGATGATTTACCAGATGCCCTAGCAGCGATGACAGAGCCTCTGGCTTGTGTATTACATGGTATAGCTCGTTCTAACGTTCAATCAAATTCGCGAGTATTAGTGCTGGGTGACGGTGCAATTGGTTTAATGTTTGTAGCAGCATTGGCTAATCAATCAGAGCAAGTATTTTTATTTGGCGGTAGCGAGCAACGGCTACAGATTGGCGAGAAATTAGGAGCAGTCCGCACATTTAATTACCATCAAATTAATGATTTACCAGCAGTAGTAAGAGATTTAACCGACGGTTGGGGTGCAGATGTAGTAATTGAAGCTACTGGCGTACCTACGGCATGGGAAAGTGCGATCGCACTCGGTCGTCCTGGTGCCACAATTAACTTATTTGGCGGTTGCCCAAAAAATACTACTATTACCGTTAACACCGAACAACTGCACTATAACGAACTCACACTTAAAGGTGTTTTTCACAACACACCAACCTACGTGCGAGAGGCGCTATCACTACTAGCTAGTCGCACAATTCCTTTTGAATTGTTATTGAGCGATCGCCGACCCTTGCAAGACTTAGAAAAAGTTTTTCAAGACATGAAGAATCGTATAGCAATTAAAGTTGCTATTCAACCCAATTAA
- a CDS encoding glycosyltransferase family 39 protein, whose protein sequence is MINIDKSNKFTGLLALGLIWLMGAVCDRIWLTLDHSVPAWDQAEYLTGSLNYWQALQHPQWFSSDWWVSFWQLSTKVPPFTYIAAGIIQTIFGTGEDQATLVQLFFSAILLISIYGLGTQLFSIPVALWAAAICQLLPGLYKSRLDFLLDYPLTAIVTLCFCCLTIWKIASKFTSLPASGEKLGVGFSSRIINWLWAVAFGLSLGLAFMVKQTALFFLITPIIWVGIGIIIKRQWGRLAQLITALLLSLLVWGFWYRTNWLLILTGSKRATIDSALAEGDPALNTINAWVYYLKVLPYQVSWVLFLVPIVGFIIYNLVPRLNLGKIASRINVQDLSVDTTKKTNNSQLRWLLVFLLGAYILSSININKDDRYILPYLPVVSILLAYGLTFWSRRWGKHIRWGTLGLAVLLMFLNLFPVGGFLGNQLTQVLSPHFQHHAYLGAEFPHTEVIDEVINTEPYLRSNIGILPSTPIVNQHNFNYYGALENFQVYARQVGVQKKQVKQDARSLSWFITKTGAQGSVPKKAQSAIVNIIEKTPDFQLHKSWNLPDNTTLKLFHSSQPSIQVEPLAQVENKVNLDLVIVPQQAPPGKPLPVSYEWSGSWEQLQSGLVLLTWRNTKQPSTNNRQLSAQNSWLHDHGIGMGNLYPAVLAPQLSAKGFKVTENTAMLPPVNAVPGIYTLEATYLNRKTGETYPIPLPVVSLKIDPAAVATPAPELDLITQMRYLATGLPKGLKGLEPVFPEIGRINQYDPIQDYLAQAEQALTYRLQQQPQNLDWAYALALSNALQQDVKGAIASLQKVTQLDPKNPYAHAYLAVVYLYDWHPKYAQNALKPAIAINPNLPELQALKAAAALMQGNVLTAWHTFRQLRINN, encoded by the coding sequence GTGATTAATATAGATAAAAGCAATAAATTCACGGGGCTACTGGCTTTAGGACTAATATGGTTGATGGGTGCAGTGTGCGATCGCATTTGGTTAACCCTCGATCATTCAGTACCCGCTTGGGATCAGGCAGAATATCTCACAGGTTCCTTAAATTATTGGCAAGCTTTACAACATCCACAATGGTTTTCAAGTGACTGGTGGGTGAGTTTTTGGCAACTTTCGACTAAAGTACCACCCTTTACTTATATTGCCGCAGGTATTATTCAAACTATCTTTGGTACTGGCGAAGATCAAGCCACTTTAGTACAACTATTTTTTAGTGCAATTTTACTAATATCTATTTATGGGTTAGGTACTCAGTTATTTAGTATTCCTGTAGCATTATGGGCAGCAGCAATTTGTCAGCTTTTACCAGGATTATATAAATCTCGCTTAGATTTTCTCTTAGATTATCCCCTAACAGCAATTGTTACTTTATGTTTTTGCTGCTTGACAATTTGGAAAATAGCCAGCAAATTTACTTCCCTCCCTGCAAGCGGGGAGAAGTTGGGGGTGGGGTTTTCCTCTAGAATTATTAACTGGCTGTGGGCTGTAGCTTTTGGGCTTTCTTTAGGTTTAGCTTTCATGGTAAAGCAAACAGCATTATTCTTTTTAATTACGCCTATTATTTGGGTTGGAATAGGAATAATTATCAAACGCCAGTGGGGACGTTTAGCACAACTAATTACTGCGTTATTGTTATCACTATTAGTATGGGGTTTCTGGTATCGGACTAATTGGTTATTAATTCTAACTGGTAGTAAACGGGCAACGATAGATTCAGCACTTGCAGAAGGAGACCCCGCACTTAATACTATTAATGCTTGGGTTTATTACTTAAAAGTTCTACCTTATCAAGTTTCTTGGGTACTATTTTTAGTCCCGATTGTCGGTTTTATTATTTATAATCTTGTTCCAAGGTTGAATCTAGGCAAGATTGCATCTCGCATAAATGTGCAAGACTTAAGCGTAGATACTACTAAAAAAACTAATAATTCTCAACTGCGATGGCTATTAGTTTTTTTGTTGGGCGCTTATATACTTTCCTCTATCAATATTAATAAAGACGATCGCTATATCTTGCCTTATTTACCAGTAGTATCAATATTGCTGGCATACGGTCTAACTTTTTGGTCTAGACGTTGGGGAAAACATATCCGTTGGGGTACTCTCGGACTTGCAGTTTTATTAATGTTTCTCAACTTATTTCCAGTAGGCGGCTTTTTAGGAAATCAGTTAACGCAAGTTCTCAGTCCCCATTTTCAACACCATGCTTACTTAGGGGCAGAATTTCCTCATACTGAAGTTATTGATGAAGTAATTAACACAGAACCTTACTTACGCTCCAATATTGGTATATTGCCATCAACACCAATAGTTAACCAGCATAACTTTAATTATTACGGCGCATTAGAAAACTTCCAAGTATATGCGCGTCAAGTAGGAGTACAGAAAAAGCAGGTTAAACAAGATGCGCGATCGCTTTCTTGGTTCATCACCAAAACAGGCGCTCAAGGTTCCGTTCCTAAAAAAGCTCAATCTGCTATTGTCAATATTATCGAAAAAACGCCAGACTTTCAGCTACACAAAAGCTGGAATTTACCTGATAACACCACTTTAAAGCTTTTCCATAGTAGTCAACCATCTATACAAGTAGAACCACTCGCACAAGTAGAAAACAAAGTTAATTTAGATTTAGTTATTGTGCCTCAACAAGCACCACCAGGAAAACCTCTTCCTGTTTCCTACGAGTGGTCTGGATCTTGGGAACAACTACAATCAGGTTTAGTATTACTAACTTGGCGAAATACCAAACAACCGTCAACTAATAACCGTCAACTTTCTGCTCAAAATAGTTGGTTGCACGATCACGGTATTGGAATGGGGAATTTATACCCTGCTGTGCTTGCACCTCAATTATCAGCTAAGGGGTTTAAAGTAACTGAAAACACAGCAATGTTACCTCCAGTTAATGCTGTACCTGGAATTTATACCTTAGAAGCAACCTATCTTAACCGCAAAACTGGTGAAACTTATCCTATACCTCTACCAGTAGTTAGCCTAAAAATTGATCCGGCTGCTGTTGCTACACCTGCGCCAGAGTTAGATTTAATCACTCAAATGCGCTATTTAGCTACTGGTTTACCCAAAGGTTTAAAGGGATTAGAACCCGTCTTCCCAGAAATCGGGCGGATTAATCAGTACGATCCAATTCAAGACTATTTAGCGCAAGCAGAGCAAGCTTTAACTTACCGTTTGCAACAACAGCCACAAAACTTAGATTGGGCGTATGCTTTGGCTTTATCCAACGCATTGCAACAAGATGTTAAGGGTGCGATCGCATCATTACAAAAAGTCACCCAATTAGATCCCAAAAACCCTTACGCTCATGCTTATCTAGCTGTTGTCTATCTTTATGATTGGCATCCCAAATATGCTCAAAATGCCTTGAAACCAGCAATTGCTATTAATCCTAATCTTCCCGAACTTCAAGCACTCAAAGCCGCAGCCGCACTCATGCAAGGAAATGTACTTACAGCTTGGCATACCTTTAGACAATTAAGAATTAACAATTAA
- a CDS encoding DUF2294 domain-containing protein has protein sequence MEKPSVTRGQLERTLSQRIQALYRNELGHQPTKIVCQIFDSKIAIIMENSLTKPEQLLAENGKEDLAEQLRSDLEEVIQPQIKALIEEIVGIAVIDLLSDSKLDTGRSGTIAVLADSPALRNL, from the coding sequence ATGGAAAAACCAAGTGTTACACGCGGTCAACTAGAAAGAACTCTTTCTCAGCGTATCCAGGCTTTATATCGCAATGAGTTAGGGCATCAACCTACTAAAATTGTTTGTCAAATTTTTGATTCCAAAATAGCTATTATTATGGAAAATTCATTAACAAAACCAGAACAATTATTAGCAGAAAATGGGAAAGAAGATTTAGCTGAACAACTACGCTCAGATTTAGAAGAAGTGATTCAACCTCAGATCAAAGCACTAATTGAAGAAATTGTGGGAATAGCTGTAATTGACTTGTTGAGTGATTCTAAATTAGATACAGGTCGTAGTGGTACTATTGCTGTATTGGCTGATTCACCAGCACTTCGGAACTTGTAA
- a CDS encoding zinc-dependent dehydrogenase: MKAQVFRGVNQLSYEEVPVPIIAADEVLVKVAVVGLCQSDIKKIRYPLYEPPRIFGHETAGTIAAVGESVTSWQTGQRVVVMHHIPCMHCAYCLNDNFSMCDVYKNITTTAGFAPSGGGFAEYVKVPGHIVRNGGLIPIPDNISFEQASFVEPTNCCLKAVKKADIKPGQTVLVTGAGPIGLMFIMLVKYFGGIAIATDLLPSRIEKALQVGAEAAFDARDPELPSKIQALTNGLGVDTTLLAVPSEKAFFQALDCTRKGGKILFFAEFPDQVEIPLNPNILYRREIDLMGSYSSSYRVQALATDIVFNQRIDVDALISDRYSLKDLSAAVEQAIAPTPETYKILIYPST; encoded by the coding sequence ATGAAAGCGCAAGTATTCCGAGGTGTCAATCAATTAAGTTATGAAGAAGTGCCAGTACCCATAATTGCAGCAGATGAAGTACTGGTAAAAGTAGCAGTGGTGGGTTTATGTCAATCAGATATAAAAAAGATTCGCTATCCTCTTTATGAACCACCGCGCATATTTGGGCATGAAACTGCTGGTACGATCGCCGCAGTAGGAGAATCTGTCACAAGTTGGCAAACGGGACAACGGGTTGTAGTGATGCACCATATTCCTTGTATGCACTGCGCCTACTGTCTCAATGACAACTTTTCGATGTGCGATGTCTACAAAAACATCACTACAACAGCAGGGTTTGCTCCTAGTGGCGGCGGTTTTGCAGAATATGTCAAAGTTCCAGGGCATATTGTGCGTAACGGTGGGTTAATACCCATTCCAGATAATATTAGTTTTGAGCAAGCGAGTTTTGTAGAACCAACCAACTGTTGTCTCAAAGCAGTTAAAAAAGCTGATATTAAACCTGGGCAAACAGTTCTGGTAACGGGGGCTGGCCCAATTGGGTTAATGTTTATTATGTTGGTAAAGTACTTTGGTGGAATAGCGATCGCCACTGATTTACTACCATCAAGAATTGAAAAAGCTTTGCAAGTTGGTGCTGAAGCGGCATTTGATGCCCGCGATCCAGAATTACCTAGTAAAATACAAGCACTAACTAACGGTCTAGGAGTTGATACCACTCTCCTGGCGGTTCCCAGTGAGAAAGCTTTCTTCCAAGCACTCGATTGTACACGCAAGGGCGGCAAGATTCTATTTTTTGCAGAATTTCCCGATCAAGTTGAAATTCCGCTTAATCCGAATATTCTCTATCGGCGCGAAATTGACTTGATGGGCAGTTATAGTTCTTCCTATCGGGTGCAAGCTTTAGCCACAGATATTGTGTTTAATCAACGCATTGATGTTGATGCTTTGATTAGCGATCGCTACTCACTCAAAGATCTTAGTGCAGCAGTAGAGCAGGCGATCGCTCCTACTCCAGAAACCTACAAAATCTTAATTTACCCTTCCACTTGA
- a CDS encoding NAD-dependent succinate-semialdehyde dehydrogenase has product MGIASINPATGETLKTFEPLTDVEIEAKLRQAQQAFEHYRGISIAQRAEWMNKAASILEAQRDRFAKIMTLEMGKPIKGAIAEIDKCALVCRYYAENAAKFLADVAISTDASQSFVRYQPLGIILAVMPWNFPFWQVFRFAAPGLMAGNVGILKHASNVPQCALAIEEILQQAGFPVGVFQSLLVGADKVAAIVADERVKAATLTGSEAAGASLAAIAGKHIKKTVLELGGSDPFIVLESADLEAAVSTAVAARMLNNGQSCIAAKRFIVVDAIADEFQQSLIEKFQALKIGDPSNPEIDLGPLATPGILDDLDNLVQGCISQGAKLLTGGKALSERPGNYYPPTILADLPPGTPADDQEFFGPVALLFRVANIDEAIKRANAIPFGLGASAWTTEKPECDRLINEIEAGAVFINGLVKSDPRLPFGGIKRSGYGRELGIQGIHEFVNIKTVWIN; this is encoded by the coding sequence ATGGGAATCGCTTCGATTAACCCAGCCACAGGGGAAACGCTCAAAACTTTTGAGCCATTGACGGATGTGGAAATTGAAGCCAAGCTGAGACAGGCGCAGCAGGCGTTTGAGCATTATCGTGGGATATCTATAGCTCAAAGAGCAGAGTGGATGAATAAAGCTGCATCCATTTTAGAAGCGCAACGCGATCGCTTTGCTAAAATTATGACTCTAGAAATGGGTAAGCCGATCAAAGGTGCGATCGCAGAAATAGATAAATGTGCTTTAGTCTGTCGCTACTATGCAGAAAACGCGGCGAAATTTCTGGCAGATGTAGCAATTTCCACTGATGCTAGTCAAAGTTTTGTGCGTTATCAACCTTTGGGGATAATTTTGGCAGTAATGCCTTGGAATTTTCCCTTTTGGCAAGTGTTTCGCTTTGCTGCACCTGGATTAATGGCAGGAAATGTAGGAATACTGAAACACGCTTCTAATGTACCCCAGTGCGCTTTAGCAATAGAGGAAATTTTGCAACAGGCGGGTTTTCCTGTGGGAGTATTTCAAAGCTTGCTAGTAGGTGCAGATAAAGTTGCGGCGATAGTTGCAGATGAGCGAGTGAAAGCTGCAACATTGACAGGGAGTGAAGCAGCAGGTGCTAGTTTGGCTGCTATTGCGGGTAAGCATATTAAAAAAACTGTTTTGGAATTGGGGGGAAGCGATCCGTTTATTGTTTTAGAAAGTGCGGATTTAGAAGCTGCTGTTAGTACAGCAGTAGCAGCAAGAATGTTAAATAATGGTCAATCTTGCATTGCTGCTAAACGCTTTATTGTGGTAGATGCGATCGCGGATGAATTTCAACAAAGTTTAATAGAAAAATTCCAAGCTTTAAAAATTGGCGATCCGAGCAATCCAGAAATTGATTTAGGGCCATTAGCAACGCCTGGAATTTTGGATGATTTAGATAACTTAGTACAAGGATGTATTAGTCAAGGTGCAAAATTACTAACTGGCGGAAAAGCTTTATCTGAGCGTCCAGGTAACTATTATCCGCCGACAATTTTGGCAGATTTGCCACCAGGCACACCCGCAGACGATCAGGAATTTTTTGGCCCTGTAGCGTTGCTATTTAGAGTTGCCAATATTGATGAAGCGATTAAAAGAGCAAATGCAATTCCATTTGGGTTAGGCGCAAGTGCTTGGACAACAGAAAAGCCTGAATGCGATCGCTTAATTAATGAAATAGAAGCGGGTGCAGTATTTATTAACGGCTTAGTTAAATCCGATCCACGCTTACCTTTTGGTGGAATTAAACGTTCTGGGTATGGGCGCGAACTCGGTATCCAAGGTATTCATGAGTTTGTGAATATCAAAACAGTCTGGATCAATTAA